GCCCTTGCGAGGTCGCCCTTGAACATGAACGCGTTCCCCAGATAGATCGTCGCGTCCGGGTTATGGCCGTCAATAGCAAGCGCTCTCTCAAGCGCCGCTGTCGCCTCCTCGAACCTCTTGAGCTTGTAGTAGAGAAGTCCGAGCCTGGTCAGGAACGCGGCGCTATTGGGGCGCAGCGTTACTGCCCTTTGGACAGCTGATACCGCCTGGTCGGCCATCCCGGCTCGCTGGAAGTAGATGGAGAGGTTGTTCATCAAGGCCGCATTCTCAAAACCGAGGCGCTGTGCCTCCTCAAAGTGTAACCTTGCGGCGGCGAGATTGCCCTGAAGTTGAGATTGGTGTCCCCACAGAAGAAAATACTTGGCCCGCGACTCCCGCGTCCACTTGTCGATGTAGATATCCTTCTCGGGCTCAGCCAGGAAGTTGGAATAGAGCCGTTGAAAATCGATAGTCCCCGTGAGCGGTTCGGTGAGGAAGGCCTCGAGCAGTATGCCGAAGAGCTTGATGTTAATGGCTGGCACCGAGGGATACTCCGCATAGAACACTGGCGCATCGCGAGAGTTTTCTATAATTCGCATCTCGCGGTTGTAGGATGCTTGTGGGTCATTTTGGTCAAAATACTCTATGACTCGCCATTTTCTATCGTAAAGATTCACGTCGGGTCGCCGACCCTCCACGAATTTGAGGTAGTAAAGAGGGAACAGTGCTGTGTCCGTCTCACCGAAGAACGTGGAGCCAAGCGGCATCGTTCTGAGAAGGTTAAGTCCGTGCCAGTAGGCGTAGTAGTTCCTCGAGCTGTCGCACCTGTGGTAGTTCGAGGCCAAGAGACTGGCCGGGATGACGATGAGCACGATCGAGACCACAAGCGCAAGCTTTCGCCG
This sequence is a window from bacterium. Protein-coding genes within it:
- a CDS encoding tetratricopeptide repeat protein; this translates as SISERFWQHISERDYKFKQASRSLSEHITVTKAFLGSIVKELGIAGVALALIGLVGGLFRRRGRTFFLLLIAFGTLLVALLYGEGTYLEPAYCLPAYMAAAVLAGLGAAEVVLIFAGRRDLSQTATRRKLALVVSIVLIVIPASLLASNYHRCDSSRNYYAYWHGLNLLRTMPLGSTFFGETDTALFPLYYLKFVEGRRPDVNLYDRKWRVIEYFDQNDPQASYNREMRIIENSRDAPVFYAEYPSVPAINIKLFGILLEAFLTEPLTGTIDFQRLYSNFLAEPEKDIYIDKWTRESRAKYFLLWGHQSQLQGNLAAARLHFEEAQRLGFENAALMNNLSIYFQRAGMADQAVSAVQRAVTLRPNSAAFLTRLGLLYYKLKRFEEATAALERALAIDGHNPDATIYLGNAFMFKGDLARAKMYFEKTLKIMPHNIQAHNNLGFIYKRQAKYDEAADHFKEAVRIGTHSYLPYFNLACVYALKGDADNAFKWLRRGRRYMTKDIVESIREQKDFDSIRDDPRFDRILSAGD